One window of Zalophus californianus isolate mZalCal1 chromosome 3, mZalCal1.pri.v2, whole genome shotgun sequence genomic DNA carries:
- the PCDH20 gene encoding protocadherin-20: MRGRGNARSSRALAVSWCPATWLPRLDMGRLSRPRSSISHRNLPPLFLFVLFVGPFNCLASYSRATELLYSLNEGLPAGVLIGSLAEDLRLVPRAAGRQDQLSQVPERPVAERNPPLSFSLASRGLSGQYVTLDNRSGELHTSAQEIDREALCLEGGGGAWGGSISISSSPSSDSCLLLLDVLVLPQEYFRFVKVKIAIRDINDNAPQFPVSQISVWVPENAPINTRLAIEHPAMDPDIGTNGVQTYRLLDYHRMFTLDVEENENGERTPYLIVMGLLDRETQDQYVSIIIAEDGGSPPLLGSATLTIGITDINDNCPLFTDSQINVTVFGNATVGTPVAAVQAVDKDLGTNAQITYAYSQKVPQASKDLFHLDETTGVIQLFSKIGGSVLQTHKLTILANGPGCIPAVTTALVTIIKVIFRPPEIVPRYIANEVDGVVYLKELEPINTPIAFFTIRDPEGKYKVNCYLDGEGPFRLSPYKPYNNEYLLETTKPMDYELQQFYEIAVVAWNSEGFHVKKIIKVQLLDDNDNAPIFLQPLLELTIEENNAPHAFLTKLYATDADSEERGQVSYFLGPDAPSYFSLDSVTGILTVSTQLDREEKEKYRYTVRAVDSGKPPRESVATVVLTVLDKNDNSPRFINKDFSFFVPENFPGYGEIGVISVTDADAGRNGWVALSVVNQSDIFVIDTGKGMLRAKVSLDREQQSSYTLWVEAVDGGEPALSSTAKITILLLDINDNPPLVLFPQSNMSYLLVLPSTLPGSPVTEVYAVDKDTGMNAVIAYSIIGRRGPRPESFRIDPKTGNITLEEALLQTDYGLHRLLVKVSDHGYPEPLHSTVMVNLFVNDTVSNESYIESLLRKEPEINIEEKEPQISIEPTHRKVEAVSCVPTLVALSVISLGSITLVTGMGIYICLRRGKNHHREDENLEVQIPLKGKIDLHMRERKPMAISNI, from the exons ATGCGCGGCCGAGGGAATGCGCGCAGCTCGCGGGCCCTGGCAGTGAGCTGGTGCCCGGCGACCTGGCTCCCGCGCCTGGATATGGGGCGTCTAAGTCGTCCCAGGAGCAGCATCAGCCACAGAAACCTGCCG cctctgtttctgtttgtcctcTTCGTGGGACCCTTCAACTGCCTCGCGAGTTACAGCCGGGCCACGGAGCTTCTGTACAGCCTGAACGAGGGACTGCCCGCGGGGGTGCTCATCGGCAGCCTGGCCGAGGACCTGCGGCTCGTACCCCGCGCCGCCGGGAGGCAGGACCAGTTGTCGCAGGTACCGGAGCGCCCCGTCGCGGAGCGGAACCCCCCTCTCTCCTTCAGCCTGGCCTCCCGGGGACTGAGTGGCCAGTACGTGACCCTGGACAACCGCTCCGGGGAGCTGCACACTTCTGCCCAGGAGATCGACCGGGAGGCCCTGTGTCTTGAAGGAGGTGGAGGAGCCTGGGGCGGCAGCatttccatctcctcctccccttcctctgactcttgtcttttgcttttggaTGTACTGGTCCTGCCTCAGGAATACTTTAGGTTTGTGAAGGTGAAAATCGCTATCCGGGACATCAATGACAATGCCCCGCAGTTCCCCGTTTCCCAAATCTCGGTTTGGGTCCCAGAAAATGCACCTATAAACACCCGGCTGGCCATAGAGCATCCTGCCATGGACCCAGATATAGGCACGAACGGGGTGCAGACCTACCGCTTACTGGACTACCATCGCATGTTCACCTTGGATGTGGAGGAGAATGAGAATGGGGAGCGCACTCCCTACCTAATTGTCATGGGTCTGTTGGATAGGGAGACCCAGGACCAGTACGTGAGCATCATCATAGCGGAGGATGGCGGGTCTCCACCCCTGTTGGGCAGCGCCACCCTCACCATCGGCATAACTGACATTAATGACAATTGCCCTCTCTTCACGGACTCACAAATCAATGTCACTGTGTTTGGGAATGCTACAGTGGGCACCCCGGTTGCAGCGGTCCAGGCCGTGGATAAAGACTTGGGAACCAATGCTCAGATCACTTATGCTTACAGCCAGAAAGTTCCACAAGCATCCAAGGATTTATTCCATCTGGACGAAACCACGGGAGTCATTCAACTTTTCAGTAAGATTGGGGGAAGTGTTCTGCAAACGCACAAGCTCACCATCCTTGCTAACGGGCCAGGCTGCATCCCTGCTGTGACCACAGCCCTGGTGACCATTATCAAAGTCATCTTCAGGCCACCTGAAATTGTTCCTCGTTATATAGCAAATGAGGTAGATGGTGTTGTTTACCTGAAAGAACTGGAGCCTATTAACACTCCGATTGCATTCTTCACCATAAGAGATCCAGAAGGTAAATACAAGGTGAACTGCTACCTGGACGGTGAAGGACCATTTAGGTTATCACCCTACAAACCGTACAATAATGAATATTTGCTGGAAACCACAAAACCGATGGACTATGAGCTACAGCAGTTCTATGAAATAGCTGTGGTAGCCTGGAACTCTGAGGGATTTCAtgtcaaaaaaattattaaagtgcAACTTTTAGATGACAATGACAATGCTCCTATTTTCCTGCAGCCCTTGCTGGAACTAACTATTGAAGAAAACAACGCGCCCCATGCCTTTTTGACTAAGCTGTACGCGACGGATGCTGACAGTGAAGAGAGAGGCCAAGTTTCCTATTTCCTGGGACCTGATGCCCCCTCATATTTTTCCTTAGACAGTGTCACAGGAATTCTGACAGTTTCCACTCAGCTGGAccgagaagagaaagaaaagtacaggTACACAGTCAGAGCTGTTGACTCTGGAAAGCCACCCAGAGAATCAGTTGCCACTGTGGTTCTCACTGTGCTGGATAAAAATGACAACAGCCCTAGGTTTATCAACAAGGACTTCAGCTTTTTTGTGCCAGAAAACTTTCCAGGATATGGTGAAATTGGGGTAATTAGTGTCACAGATGCCGATGCTGGACGAAATGGATGGGTTGCCCTCTCGGTGGTGAACCAAAGTGATATTTTTGTCATAGACACAGGGAAGGGCATGTTGAGAGCTAAAGTCTCTTTGGACAGAGAGCAGCAAAGCTCCTATACGTTGTGGGTCGAAGCTGTTGATGGGGGTGAGCCGGCCCTCTCTTCGACTGCAAAAATCACAATTCTCCTTCTAGATATCAATGACAACCCTCCTCTGGTTCTATTTCCTCAGTCCAACATGTCCTACCTGTTGGTACTGCCTTCTACTCTCCCCGGCTCCCCAGTTACAGAGGTCTACGCCGTTGACAAAGACACAGGCATGAATGCTGTCATAGCTTATAGCATCATAGGAAGAAGGGGTCCTAGGCCTGAGTCCTTTAGGATTGACCCTAAAACCGGCAACATTACTTTGGAAGAGGCATTGCTGCagacagactatggactccatCGTTTACTGGTGAAAGTGAGTGACCATGGTTATCCCGAACCTCTCCATTCCACAGTCATGGTGAACCTGTTTGTCAATGACACTGTCAGTAACGAGAGCTACATTGAGAGTCTTTTAAGAAAGGAACCAGAGATTAATATAGAGGAGAAAGAACCACAGATCTCAATAGAACCAACTCATAGGAAAGTTGAGGCTGTGTCCTGTGTGCCCACCCTAGTGGCTCTGTCTGTAATAAGCTTGGGTTCTATCACACTTGTAACAGGGATGGGCATATACATCTGTTTAAGGAGAGGGAAAAACCATCACAGGGAAGACGAAAATTTGGAAGTACAAATTCCACTCAAAGGAAAAATTGACTTGCATATGAGAGAGAGGAAACCAATGGCTATTTCTAATATTTGA